One window of Triticum dicoccoides isolate Atlit2015 ecotype Zavitan chromosome 5A, WEW_v2.0, whole genome shotgun sequence genomic DNA carries:
- the LOC119304265 gene encoding trans-cinnamate 4-monooxygenase-like yields the protein MMDVSLLEKALLGLFVAAMLAIAVAKLTGKRFRLPPGPSGAPIVGNWLQVGDDLNHRNLMGMAKRFGEVFLLRMGVRNLVVVSSPELAKEVLHTQGVEFGSRTRNVVFDIFTGKGQDMVFTVYGDHWRKMRRIMTVPFFTNKVVAQNRVGWEEEARLVVEDLKADPASATGVVIRRRLQLMMYNDMFRIMFDRRFESLADPLFNKLRALNAERSMLSQSFDYNYGDFIPILRPFLRGYLNRCTNLKAKRMKVFEEHFVQERKKALEKNGEIRCAMDHILEAERKGEINHDNVLYIVENINVAAIETTLWSIEWGVAELVNHPDIQSKLRQEIAAVLGPDAAVTEPDLERLPYLQAVVKETLRLRMAIPLLVPHMNLKDAKLAGYDIPAESKILVNAWFLANDPKRWVRADEFRPERFLEEERAVEANGNDFRFVPFGVGRRSCPGIILALPIIGITLGRLVQNFQLLPPLGQEKIDTTEKPGQFSNQIRNHATVVCKPLKA from the exons ATGATGGACGTCAGCCTCCTGGAGAAGGCCCTCCTGGGCCTCTTCGTGGCGGCAATGCTCGCCATTGCCGTCGCAAAGCTGACCGGCAAGCGCTTCCGGCTGCCCCCGGGGCCCTCCGGCGCCCCCATCGTGGGCAACTGGCTCCAGGTGGGCGATGACCTCAACCACCGCAACCTCATGGGCATGGCCAAGCGTTTCGGCGAGGTGTTCCTGCTCCGGATGGGCGTCCGCAACCTGGTGGTCGTCTCCAGccccgagctcgccaaggaggtcctcCACACCCAGGGAGTCGAGTTTGGCTCCCGCACCCGCAACGTCGTATTCGACATCTTCACCGGCAAAGGCCAG GACATGGTGTTCACCGTGTATGGCGACCACTGGCGCAAGATGCGCCGGATCATGACGGTGCCCTTCTTCACCAACAAGGTGGTGGCGCAGAACCGCGTCGGGTGGGAGGAGGAGGCCCGGCTGGTGGTGGAGGACCTCAAGGCCGACCCGGCGTCGGCGACGGGGGTGGTGATCCGCCGCAGGCTACAGCTCATGATGTACAACGACATGTTCCGCATCATGTTCGACCGCCGGTTCGAGAGCCTCGCCGACCCGCTCTTCAACAAGCTTAGGGCGCTCAACGCGGAGCGGAGCATGCTCTCCCAGAGCTTCGACTACAACTACGGCGACTTCATCCCCATCCTCCGCCCCTTCCTCCGCGGCTACCTCAACCGCTGCACCAACCTCAAGGCCAAGAGGATGAAAGTCTTCGAGGAGCACTTCGTCCAAGAGCGCAA GAAGGCGTTGGAGAAGAACGGTGAGATCAGATGCGCCATGGACCACATCCTCGAGGCCGAAAGGAAGGGCGAGATCAACCACGACAATGTCCTATACATCGTCGAGAACATCAACGTCGCAG CAATCGAGACGACCCTGTGGTCGATCGAGTGGGGAGTTGCGGAGCTGGTGAACCACCCGGACATCCAATCAAAGCTCCGCCAGGAGATCGCCGCCGTGCTAGGCCCCGATGCAGCGGTGACGGAGCCGGACCTGGAGCGGCTCCCCTACCTGCAAGCCGTCGTCAAGGAGACTCTCCGCCTCCGCATGGCCATCCCGCTCCTCGTGCCACACATGAACCTCAAGGACGCCAAGCTCGCCGGCTACGACATCCCCGCCGAGTCCAAGATCCTCGTCAACGCCTGGTTCCTCGCCAACGACCCCAAGCGCTGGGTGCGCGCCGACGAGTTCCGGCCGGAGCGGTTCCTCGAGGAGGAGAGGGCCGTCGAGGCCAACGGTAACGACTTCCGGTTCGTGCCCTTCGGCGTCGGCCGGAGGAGCTGCCCGGGGATCATCCTCGCGCTGCCCATCATCGGCATCAcgctcggccgcctggtgcagaacTTCCAGCTGCTGCCACCGCTGGGGCAGGAGAAGATTGATACCACGGAGAAGCCCGGACAGTTCAGCAACCAGATCCGCAACCACGCCACCGTCGTCTGCAAGCCACTCAAGGCTTAG